One window from the genome of Labeo rohita strain BAU-BD-2019 chromosome 10, IGBB_LRoh.1.0, whole genome shotgun sequence encodes:
- the prkab1a gene encoding 5'-AMP-activated protein kinase subunit beta-1a produces MGNTSSERAGMGQEKAHRRDSRGTKEGDRPKILMDSPEDADIFHGEDIKAPLVKEEFIDWRPDLETSEKVPALDRPTVFRWTGAGKEVYISGSFNNWTNKIPLIRSQNNFVAIVDLPEGEHQYKFYVDGQWTHDPTEPVVTNQLGTVNNVIQVKKTDFEVFDALMVDSQKCSDMSDLSSSPPGPYHQDAYVPKQEEKFKSPPILPPHLLQVILNKDTGISCDPALLPEPNHVMLNHLYALSIKDGVMVLSATHRYKKKYVTTLLYKPI; encoded by the exons ATGGGGAACACAAGCAGTGAGAGGGCCGGCATGGGCCAGGAAAAGGCCCATAGAAGGGATAGTCGAGGAACCAAGGAAGGAGACCGGCCTAAAATCCTAATGGACAGCCCGGAGGATGCTGATATTTTTCACGGGGAGGACATCAAA GCACCTTTAGTAAAAGAGGAATTCATTGACTGGAGACCAGACCTGGAGACCAGTGAGAAGGTTCCTGCTTTAGATCGACCCACTGTATTTCGGTGGACTGGAGCAGGGAAGGAAGTCTATATTTCTGGCTCTTTTAATAATTGGACCAACAAGATTCCTTTGATAAGGAG TCAAAACAACTTTGTGGCGATTGTGGATttgcctgagggtgagcaccaGTATAAATTCTACGTTGATGGACAGTGGACACATGACCCAACAGAG CCTGTGGTGACCAATCAGCTCGGCACGGTCAACAACGTCATCCAGGTGAAGAAGACAGACTTTGAGGTGTTTGATGCACTCATGGTGGATTCACAGAAGTGCTCTGACATGTCAG ACCTGTCCAGCTCTCCTCCTGGGCCATACCATCAGGATGCTTACGTACCCAAACAGGAGGAGAAGTTCAAATCTCCACCCATTCTACCCCCTCATCTCCTACAGGTCATCCTCAATAAGGACACAGGCATCTCG TGTGATCCAGCTTTGCTTCCTGAACCCAATCACGTCATGCTTAATCACCTGTACGCTCTGTCCATTAAG GATGGCGTAATGGTTCTCAGCGCCACACACCGGTATAAGAAGAAATATGTCACAACCCTGCTGTACAAGCCTATCTGA